A single genomic interval of Stieleria maiorica harbors:
- a CDS encoding S8 family serine peptidase — translation MSTINGLLVRLPAAASEALAASGDRFTLASGKFEFEPLYSVATTTLGLSGAKGGMEWMLARPKESVDGANPWDVVHDAREMMSRGVGLAGDVVPDLIEPDLLQDWLPSIPGQQAALAAASELCAFEDQNGELPTRPGQFAWHLGDAFSQLAAARAQIGSDPAVVRIAHLDTGYDPDHQTFPKDIVEKRLQRNFVDVETPDDARDPGNTGPLRNPGHGTATLALLAGGPFQFRGAGYQFDGLLGGAPQTRIVPLRVGNSVVQLTTSGVARAIHYAAQLCGKKRTCVHVISMSMGGVASQAWADAVNQAYEAGIVYVAAAGNNYSAGIFGVPTHQIVYPARFRRVIAACGVMADRTPYYDLDFGTMQGNWGPRSAMATAMSAYTPNVPWARIGCNELVSMDGAGTSSATPQIAAAAALYLQLHADALFDSQEYPEPWMRVEAVRRALFLSADKTADGGSREKLGNGILQAFKALSIAPAGRNTLRKTPVDSAGFPFLNVLFRRGLVPSPEDKMLQLEATQLIQRWHSTQQENPLDRAVDDPDRPPEDVSQDQVIAFLDQVSQHPDASAVLKARAKEYLDAAAGKSSKPKRSSPKATPAPSVETTTPKSVFQPPPPPFRTLHAYAVDPSLTTSLETSGISEVTLKLPWEKLQPGPIGEYLEVVDVDPPSGCFYEPVDLDDPALLAQDGLPPSEGSPQFHQQMVYSVCSLTINNFERALGRKSLWRPGPPAEGAHRKNDAHYVPRLRVYPHALREANAYYSPSKVALLFGYFNASRDRPDNQLPGGRIFTCLSHDIIAHETTHALLDGMHRQFLLPSNRDVHAFHEGFADCVAMLQHFTFPELVTHQIANTRGAIDTQENLLVQLASQFGHATGRRMALRDAIGKVDEQGRWERREPDPQEYETTEEPHARGRILVSAVFDAFLSIYKRRTADLLRLATGGTGILSPGAIHPDLVDRLAREVTRSAQHVLTMCIRALDYCPPTDITFGEYLRALITADHDLVSNDDLGYRVSLIEAFRRRGIYPRDVRTLSEASLRWRSPESEDPMPSETLLHYLKSLRGAGNEHLYADSREEIFRLQRKMRYELHTWLSRHLKSEDDNHRDARFLGLDPQKSFEVHSARIACRVSPDGDVLPQLLMGLLQTTTQPVDPGDPKGPRMSFEGGCTVVADLRASSVRYCIRKNLQSAPRLARQQEFALGEFDSLQATYLGVRSLSEMSADDDPSVANREQASARDDEPFALLHRGPSL, via the coding sequence ATGTCGACGATAAATGGTTTGTTGGTGCGTCTACCTGCTGCTGCATCCGAAGCGTTAGCGGCTTCCGGCGACCGTTTCACGTTGGCCAGCGGCAAGTTCGAATTTGAACCGCTCTACTCGGTCGCCACGACGACGCTTGGTCTCTCGGGCGCCAAAGGTGGCATGGAGTGGATGCTCGCCCGGCCCAAGGAGTCCGTCGACGGGGCGAACCCGTGGGATGTGGTGCACGACGCGCGTGAAATGATGTCGCGCGGTGTCGGGTTGGCCGGCGACGTCGTGCCCGACCTGATCGAACCGGATCTGTTACAGGACTGGCTTCCTTCGATTCCCGGGCAACAGGCAGCGCTCGCCGCGGCGAGTGAACTCTGTGCCTTTGAAGACCAGAACGGCGAGCTGCCCACGCGGCCGGGACAGTTTGCCTGGCATTTGGGAGACGCGTTTTCACAGTTGGCCGCCGCACGGGCACAAATCGGCAGCGATCCCGCCGTGGTGCGGATCGCCCATCTGGATACCGGTTACGACCCCGATCATCAAACCTTTCCAAAGGACATCGTCGAAAAACGTCTGCAGCGCAATTTCGTCGACGTCGAAACCCCCGACGACGCGCGCGACCCGGGCAATACCGGTCCGCTGCGGAATCCCGGTCACGGGACGGCGACATTGGCTTTGCTGGCCGGAGGGCCGTTTCAATTTCGCGGGGCAGGGTATCAGTTTGATGGGTTGCTGGGCGGTGCCCCGCAAACCCGCATCGTTCCGCTCCGCGTCGGCAATTCGGTGGTTCAATTGACGACCAGTGGCGTCGCCCGCGCGATCCACTACGCCGCGCAATTGTGTGGCAAAAAGCGGACGTGCGTGCATGTGATTTCCATGAGCATGGGCGGGGTTGCATCGCAGGCCTGGGCCGATGCGGTCAATCAGGCCTATGAAGCCGGGATCGTCTACGTGGCGGCGGCGGGCAACAATTATTCGGCCGGGATCTTCGGCGTTCCCACGCACCAGATCGTTTACCCCGCCCGGTTCCGTCGTGTCATCGCCGCTTGCGGCGTGATGGCCGATCGCACGCCCTACTACGACCTCGACTTCGGAACGATGCAGGGCAATTGGGGACCGCGATCAGCGATGGCCACCGCGATGAGCGCCTACACACCCAACGTCCCCTGGGCCCGCATCGGTTGCAACGAACTGGTCAGCATGGACGGTGCGGGAACGTCGTCGGCGACCCCACAGATTGCCGCCGCGGCCGCGCTCTATCTGCAGCTCCATGCGGATGCATTGTTTGATTCGCAGGAGTACCCGGAACCTTGGATGCGTGTCGAAGCGGTCCGCCGAGCGTTGTTCCTGTCGGCCGACAAGACCGCCGACGGCGGCAGCCGCGAAAAGCTGGGCAACGGGATTCTGCAGGCGTTCAAGGCGTTGAGCATCGCACCGGCCGGTCGCAACACGCTGCGCAAGACCCCCGTCGACTCGGCCGGATTCCCATTCCTGAACGTCTTGTTCCGACGTGGACTCGTCCCATCGCCGGAGGACAAGATGCTTCAATTGGAAGCCACCCAGTTGATCCAGCGCTGGCACAGCACCCAGCAGGAAAACCCGCTGGACCGTGCCGTGGACGACCCCGATCGCCCACCGGAGGACGTGTCTCAAGACCAAGTGATCGCGTTTCTGGATCAAGTCAGCCAGCACCCCGATGCCTCGGCAGTTTTGAAGGCGCGGGCCAAGGAATACTTGGATGCAGCTGCGGGGAAATCGAGCAAACCGAAACGTTCTTCACCCAAGGCAACACCGGCACCATCGGTTGAAACCACGACACCGAAGAGCGTTTTCCAACCGCCGCCTCCGCCCTTTCGGACGCTGCACGCCTACGCCGTCGATCCCAGCCTGACGACGTCGTTGGAAACGTCCGGTATCAGCGAAGTCACACTCAAGCTGCCCTGGGAAAAACTTCAACCGGGACCGATCGGCGAATACTTGGAAGTGGTCGATGTCGATCCGCCGAGCGGCTGTTTTTACGAACCGGTCGACCTGGATGACCCGGCCTTGCTGGCCCAAGACGGATTGCCGCCGTCGGAAGGATCGCCGCAGTTCCATCAACAAATGGTGTATTCCGTCTGTAGCCTGACGATCAACAACTTCGAACGGGCGCTCGGACGCAAGTCACTGTGGCGCCCCGGTCCGCCGGCGGAAGGTGCCCATCGGAAAAACGATGCACACTACGTCCCCCGGCTTCGCGTCTACCCGCACGCGTTACGCGAGGCCAACGCCTACTACTCGCCGTCCAAGGTGGCGTTGTTGTTTGGCTATTTCAACGCATCACGCGATCGCCCCGACAACCAATTGCCGGGCGGACGGATCTTTACCTGTCTGTCACACGACATCATCGCTCATGAAACCACGCATGCGTTGTTGGATGGCATGCACCGTCAGTTTCTGTTGCCCAGCAATCGCGACGTCCATGCCTTTCACGAAGGCTTTGCCGATTGCGTCGCGATGTTGCAGCATTTCACATTTCCAGAACTGGTCACCCACCAAATCGCCAACACACGTGGGGCGATCGACACCCAGGAAAACTTGTTGGTGCAATTGGCGTCCCAGTTCGGCCACGCCACCGGTCGACGGATGGCACTGCGCGATGCGATCGGCAAGGTCGACGAACAGGGGCGATGGGAACGACGCGAGCCGGATCCGCAGGAATACGAGACCACCGAAGAACCTCACGCGCGCGGGCGGATCCTTGTCTCAGCCGTCTTCGACGCGTTCTTGTCGATCTACAAACGCCGCACCGCCGATTTGCTGCGTTTGGCCACCGGCGGCACCGGCATCCTCAGCCCCGGTGCCATCCACCCCGATCTGGTCGATCGACTGGCGCGCGAAGTCACACGCTCGGCCCAGCACGTTTTGACGATGTGCATCCGAGCGCTGGATTACTGCCCGCCGACCGACATCACCTTCGGCGAGTACCTGCGGGCGCTCATCACCGCCGATCATGACCTCGTCAGCAACGATGACTTGGGGTATCGGGTTTCGTTGATCGAGGCGTTCCGGCGGCGCGGCATCTATCCACGCGATGTTCGCACGCTCAGCGAAGCCAGTTTGCGCTGGCGGTCTCCGGAATCGGAAGACCCGATGCCGTCCGAAACGCTGTTGCATTACCTGAAGAGCCTTCGTGGTGCGGGGAACGAACATCTGTATGCCGATTCGCGAGAAGAGATTTTCAGGCTGCAGCGAAAAATGCGTTATGAGCTTCACACCTGGCTCAGCCGACACCTGAAATCGGAAGACGACAATCATCGTGACGCCCGATTCCTTGGCCTCGATCCGCAGAAGTCGTTCGAGGTCCATTCGGCGCGGATCGCCTGTCGGGTTAGCCCCGATGGCGATGTGTTGCCGCAATTGTTGATGGGACTGTTGCAGACGACCACGCAGCCGGTGGACCCCGGTGACCCCAAGGGGCCGAGAATGTCATTTGAAGGCGGTTGCACCGTCGTCGCCGATCTCCGTGCCAGCAGCGTGCGTTACTGCATTCGGAAAAACCTGCAAAGTGCTCCACGGTTGGCTCGACAACAGGAGTTCGCACTCGGCGAATTTGATTCCCTGCAAGCGACCTACCTGGGCGTCCGTTCGCTCAGCGAGATGTCAGCTGATGACGATCCGTCGGTTGCAAATCGAGAGCAGGCGTCCGCACGTGACGATGAACCCTTCGCACTCCTTCACCGTGGTCCATCCCTCTAG
- a CDS encoding ComEC/Rec2 family competence protein, with the protein MAKRKSAGKNVKTRSQAGTKAGGTKRKNTKRKNVVRKAGKRKTSKRKSTKRKKTSPHGDLPAVRVRMFRQGLGDCFLVTFDVGRDERHMLIDCGTLGNKVSDVKTNDIVEHLESKILNNGRLHVVVATHEHQDHLSAFRTKAMKALVGKVDHVWLAWTEKPDDPDAQTLAKYRNDLGEALAEIAAASPDSDVGKQVHDLMGFAGEPADDDPLGFAKTVNEAMEFVRKGLGVEPTYHDQGDLIEADWLPGFRIYVLGPPRDKELLKDLGKHGSDELYGLMHAAKLHAATAARPLSAADEESSELEQPFDSRFRLCDEQQKRQLYPDYCDAKQLWRSVDIGWMNMATHFALQLDSLTNNTSLALAIERIADGKVLLFPADAQQGNWLSWHDPELYWSIADANGETRKITAADLLARTVFYKVGHHASHNATARGRGLELMANEDELTAFIPVDRKLALGRNPKGSWQMPARPLYLRLLQKCQGRVVRADTGWAAKAGPTDKTEKALRDLAGDTQWAAWKQSQTAATHIRTDNKLFAEYLLE; encoded by the coding sequence ATGGCAAAACGCAAATCAGCCGGCAAGAATGTCAAAACGCGGTCGCAGGCCGGGACCAAGGCGGGAGGGACCAAACGCAAGAATACAAAACGCAAAAACGTGGTGCGAAAAGCTGGCAAACGGAAAACGTCCAAACGTAAATCCACGAAGCGAAAGAAGACTTCGCCGCATGGCGATCTGCCCGCCGTCCGGGTGCGGATGTTCCGCCAGGGGCTCGGGGATTGCTTTCTGGTGACGTTTGACGTCGGCCGCGACGAGCGTCACATGCTGATCGATTGTGGCACGCTGGGAAACAAGGTTTCCGACGTCAAAACCAACGACATCGTCGAGCACCTGGAATCGAAGATCTTAAACAACGGTCGGCTGCACGTCGTGGTTGCGACGCATGAGCATCAAGACCACCTGTCCGCATTCCGGACCAAGGCGATGAAGGCATTGGTCGGCAAAGTCGACCACGTCTGGTTGGCCTGGACCGAGAAGCCAGACGATCCAGATGCCCAGACGCTTGCCAAGTACCGAAACGATTTGGGCGAGGCCTTGGCTGAGATCGCCGCTGCGTCACCCGACTCCGACGTCGGCAAGCAAGTGCACGACTTGATGGGCTTCGCCGGCGAACCGGCTGACGATGATCCGTTGGGCTTTGCCAAGACGGTCAACGAGGCGATGGAGTTCGTCCGGAAGGGCCTGGGAGTCGAGCCGACCTACCACGACCAGGGAGATTTGATCGAAGCCGACTGGTTGCCGGGTTTTCGCATTTATGTGCTCGGACCGCCCCGCGACAAAGAATTGCTGAAGGATCTGGGCAAGCATGGCAGCGACGAACTGTACGGCCTGATGCATGCGGCGAAATTGCACGCCGCAACCGCGGCACGTCCGCTGTCGGCTGCCGATGAGGAATCGTCGGAGTTGGAACAGCCGTTCGATTCTCGGTTTCGTCTCTGCGATGAACAGCAGAAACGTCAGCTGTATCCCGACTACTGCGATGCGAAGCAGCTTTGGCGATCGGTCGACATCGGCTGGATGAACATGGCCACGCATTTTGCGCTCCAGCTGGATAGTTTGACCAACAACACCTCGCTGGCGCTTGCGATCGAGCGGATCGCCGACGGAAAGGTGTTGCTGTTTCCCGCCGACGCCCAGCAAGGAAACTGGCTGTCATGGCACGACCCGGAGCTTTATTGGTCCATTGCCGACGCGAATGGGGAGACGCGCAAAATAACCGCCGCGGACTTGCTGGCACGAACGGTGTTTTACAAAGTCGGGCACCATGCCAGTCACAACGCCACGGCCCGCGGCCGGGGCTTGGAACTGATGGCCAATGAAGACGAATTGACGGCCTTCATCCCGGTTGATCGTAAACTGGCACTCGGTCGCAATCCAAAAGGATCCTGGCAAATGCCCGCCCGACCGCTGTACTTGCGGTTGTTACAGAAATGCCAAGGCCGCGTCGTCCGTGCCGACACGGGGTGGGCGGCGAAAGCCGGACCAACCGACAAAACCGAAAAAGCATTGCGTGACCTGGCCGGCGACACCCAATGGGCCGCCTGGAAACAATCCCAAACTGCCGCCACACACATCCGTACCGACAACAAACTGTTTGCCGAGTACCTGCTGGAGTAG
- a CDS encoding polysaccharide pyruvyl transferase family protein: MMLFKNAGIPDRRQILAMLAAGTAGRLVSGRETASPKHILLRSSWQTVNIGDIAHTPGVLQILETHLPDVNVTLWPSKVDNGVEELLRTRFPKLRIAKGTDELKVAFDECDFLLHGSGASLVAQRDVVRWAEQTGKPYGIYGITLPPKKSSSTKATSAEAMAETIRVLSGASFVFFRDSHSLALAKDKGCTAPIMQFGPDGAFGCDLRDDEKANAFLEKHGLEPDKFLCCIPRLRYTSYWLIKDRPFDPVKHARNEEMKEHDHAQLRAAIIEIARTTDLKVLLCPEDQTQMRVGKEVILDRLPDDVRDRVVWRPNYWLTGEAISVYVRSAGLFGNEMHSPIMCIGHGVPAIVCRWAEQTSKGYMWDDIGLGDWLFNLDDPADVPRIAPAILEMARHPADAKQKAIAAQGRVVQFQTQTMSTLREVLARV; this comes from the coding sequence ATGATGTTGTTCAAGAACGCCGGAATACCTGACCGACGACAAATACTGGCGATGCTGGCGGCGGGGACAGCCGGTAGGCTCGTGTCAGGAAGGGAAACGGCGTCACCCAAGCATATTTTGCTGCGATCGTCGTGGCAGACGGTCAATATCGGCGACATCGCCCACACGCCCGGCGTGCTGCAAATCCTGGAAACCCATCTTCCCGACGTGAACGTCACGCTGTGGCCGAGCAAGGTCGACAACGGGGTCGAGGAGTTGCTGCGGACACGATTCCCGAAACTACGAATCGCCAAGGGGACTGATGAATTAAAGGTCGCTTTCGACGAGTGCGATTTCCTGCTGCACGGATCCGGTGCGTCACTCGTCGCCCAGCGCGATGTCGTGCGTTGGGCCGAACAGACGGGCAAGCCCTACGGCATCTACGGGATCACGCTGCCGCCGAAAAAGTCCAGTTCGACCAAGGCGACGTCCGCCGAGGCGATGGCCGAAACGATCCGCGTGCTCAGCGGCGCGTCGTTTGTGTTTTTCCGCGATTCTCACTCGCTGGCACTGGCCAAAGACAAAGGCTGCACGGCGCCGATCATGCAGTTCGGCCCCGACGGCGCGTTCGGGTGTGACTTGCGCGACGACGAGAAAGCGAATGCCTTTCTGGAAAAACACGGCTTGGAACCCGACAAGTTCTTGTGCTGCATTCCCAGACTGCGTTACACGTCCTACTGGTTGATCAAGGACCGGCCGTTTGATCCGGTGAAACACGCACGCAACGAAGAGATGAAAGAGCACGATCACGCCCAATTGCGGGCGGCGATCATCGAAATCGCCAGGACCACCGATTTGAAAGTGCTGCTGTGTCCCGAAGACCAAACGCAGATGCGGGTCGGCAAAGAGGTGATCCTGGATCGTTTGCCCGACGACGTCCGCGACCGCGTGGTCTGGCGGCCGAACTATTGGCTGACCGGTGAAGCGATCAGTGTTTACGTCCGCAGTGCGGGTTTGTTCGGCAACGAGATGCATTCGCCGATCATGTGCATCGGTCACGGCGTTCCTGCAATCGTCTGCCGTTGGGCCGAGCAGACGTCCAAGGGCTACATGTGGGACGACATCGGATTGGGCGATTGGTTGTTCAATCTGGACGACCCGGCTGATGTGCCACGAATTGCCCCCGCGATCCTCGAAATGGCACGTCATCCTGCAGATGCGAAACAAAAAGCGATCGCCGCGCAAGGTCGCGTCGTTCAGTTTCAAACGCAAACCATGTCTACCTTGCGCGAAGTGTTGGCACGGGTTTGA